In one Haloplanus salinus genomic region, the following are encoded:
- the rqcH gene encoding ribosome rescue protein RqcH, giving the protein MDAKRELTSVDLAALVTELNRYEGAKVDKAYLYDDDLLRFRMRDFDRGRVELMIEVGDVKRAHVADPDHVADAPGRPPNFAMMLRNRLSGADFAGVEQYEFDRILVFEFERDDADTRIVAELFGQGNVAVLDESGDVVRSLETVRLKSRTVAPGSQYGFPESRIHPLKVGYDAFVRRMEESDTDVVRTLATQLNFGGLYGEELCSRAGVEKTLDIAEADDETYRALHDAIGRLAERLREGDVDPRVYLDEDRVVDVTPFPLTEREGLDREVYDSFNAAVDDYFYRLEREPEEETSTGQERPDFEAEIAKQERIIEQQEGAIEGFEEEAEAERERAEALYADYDLVDDIISTVRAAREEGHGWEDIETTLAEGAERGIPAAEAVVDVNPKEGTVTIDLGETRVPVDPSMGVEKNADRRYQEAKRVEGKKEGALEAIENTREELAAVERRREEWEADDEDGEADEADADEEPQDRDWLSMASVPIKQPDHWYEEFRWFHTSDEFLVVGGRNADENEALVKKYMEGNDRFFHAQAHGGPVTILKATGPSEKARAVDFPQSSLAEAAQFAVSYSSVWKDGRFAGDAYMVDPDQVSKTPESGEYIEKGGFVIRGDRTYFRDVSASVAVGIQCEPETRVIGGPPSAVEPQAATTLRLEPGKYAQNDAAKLCYRRFKERFADESFVRKVASPDRIQEFLPPGGSDIVEG; this is encoded by the coding sequence ATGGACGCGAAGCGGGAACTGACGAGCGTCGACCTCGCCGCCCTCGTCACCGAGTTGAACCGGTACGAGGGCGCGAAAGTCGACAAGGCCTACCTCTACGACGACGACCTCCTCCGGTTTCGGATGCGGGATTTCGACCGCGGCCGCGTCGAACTCATGATCGAGGTGGGCGACGTGAAACGGGCCCACGTCGCCGACCCGGACCACGTCGCGGACGCGCCGGGGCGTCCCCCGAACTTCGCGATGATGCTCCGGAACCGCCTGAGCGGCGCCGACTTCGCCGGCGTGGAACAGTACGAGTTCGACCGCATCCTCGTCTTCGAGTTCGAACGCGACGACGCGGACACCCGCATCGTCGCCGAACTGTTCGGCCAGGGGAACGTCGCAGTGTTGGACGAGAGCGGAGACGTAGTTCGGAGCCTGGAGACCGTTCGGTTGAAATCGCGGACGGTCGCGCCGGGGTCGCAGTACGGCTTCCCCGAGTCGCGCATTCACCCGCTGAAGGTGGGCTACGACGCTTTCGTCCGCCGGATGGAGGAGTCGGATACGGACGTGGTGCGCACCCTCGCGACCCAGCTCAACTTCGGCGGCCTCTACGGCGAGGAACTCTGCTCGCGGGCGGGCGTCGAGAAGACCCTCGACATCGCCGAGGCCGACGACGAGACCTACCGCGCCCTCCACGACGCCATCGGCCGCCTGGCCGAACGACTCCGGGAAGGCGACGTCGACCCACGCGTCTACCTCGACGAGGACCGGGTCGTCGACGTAACGCCCTTCCCGCTGACGGAGCGCGAAGGGCTGGACAGGGAGGTGTACGACTCCTTCAACGCCGCCGTCGACGACTACTTCTACCGCCTCGAACGCGAACCCGAGGAGGAGACGTCGACGGGGCAGGAGCGGCCGGACTTCGAGGCCGAAATCGCGAAACAGGAGCGCATCATCGAACAACAGGAAGGTGCCATCGAAGGGTTCGAGGAGGAGGCCGAGGCGGAGCGCGAACGCGCCGAGGCGCTCTACGCCGACTACGACCTCGTCGACGACATCATCTCGACGGTTCGGGCGGCCCGCGAGGAGGGACACGGGTGGGAGGACATCGAGACGACCCTCGCGGAGGGCGCCGAACGCGGCATCCCGGCCGCCGAGGCGGTGGTCGACGTGAACCCGAAGGAGGGGACCGTGACGATAGACCTCGGCGAGACGCGCGTACCGGTCGACCCCTCGATGGGCGTCGAAAAAAACGCCGATCGGCGCTACCAGGAGGCAAAGCGGGTCGAAGGCAAGAAGGAGGGGGCGCTGGAGGCCATCGAGAACACCCGCGAGGAACTGGCGGCGGTCGAGCGCCGCCGCGAGGAGTGGGAGGCCGACGACGAGGACGGCGAGGCGGACGAGGCGGACGCGGACGAGGAACCCCAGGATCGGGACTGGCTCTCGATGGCGTCGGTGCCGATCAAGCAGCCGGACCACTGGTACGAGGAGTTCCGGTGGTTCCACACGAGCGACGAGTTCCTCGTCGTCGGCGGCCGGAACGCCGACGAGAACGAGGCGCTGGTCAAGAAGTATATGGAGGGCAACGACCGCTTCTTCCACGCACAGGCCCACGGCGGCCCGGTGACGATCCTGAAGGCGACGGGACCGAGCGAGAAGGCACGAGCGGTGGATTTCCCCCAGTCGTCGCTGGCGGAGGCCGCACAGTTCGCCGTCTCGTACTCCTCCGTCTGGAAGGACGGCCGGTTCGCGGGCGACGCGTACATGGTCGACCCGGATCAGGTCTCGAAGACGCCCGAGAGCGGCGAGTACATCGAGAAAGGCGGGTTCGTCATCCGCGGGGATCGTACCTACTTCCGCGACGTGTCCGCGAGCGTCGCCGTCGGCATCCAGTGCGAGCCCGAAACGCGGGTGATCGGCGGCCCGCCGTCGGCGGTCGAACCGCAGGCGGCGACGACGCTTCGCCTCGAACCCGGCAAATACGCCCAGAACGACGCGGCGAAGCTGTGTTATCGCCGGTTCAAGGAGCGCTTCGCCGACGAGTCGTTCGTCCGAAAGGTCGCCAGCCCGGACCGGATTCAGGAGTTCCTGCCGCCGGGCGGAAGCGACATCGTCGAGGGGTAG
- a CDS encoding ornithine cyclodeaminase family protein has translation MTDTLFLSSDDVAGLATPAEYVDAVREGYRQRGEGAPAEPRTALYNDAPPGLFTSYAAVLPDTGVMGGYMYSAGFGAGDAWFVTPLFDADSGEPLALIDGASMNPFKTGAAGAVGVDALARPDASAVAVFGSGPQARGQLRAVDVVRDVETVWVYSPTKSSRESFAGEMDRALDASVAAVSSSAAAVEGADVVITATNSPEPVFDGDLLEPGAHVTAMGQYHPEKRELDDTAVARSTYVVDLRGRLEADAGAYIHAVDAGAVDADHCHAELGEVVVGAADGRTDPDEITVFDSGGTGIETTAGAALVYEKAREAGLGRSIDFAPASDALTGRE, from the coding sequence ATGACCGACACCCTGTTCCTCTCGAGCGACGACGTCGCCGGCCTCGCGACGCCCGCGGAGTACGTCGACGCCGTGCGCGAGGGCTACCGACAGCGCGGCGAGGGCGCCCCCGCCGAGCCCCGGACCGCCCTCTACAACGACGCCCCGCCCGGACTCTTCACCTCCTACGCCGCCGTCCTCCCCGACACCGGCGTGATGGGCGGGTACATGTATTCGGCGGGCTTCGGCGCGGGCGACGCGTGGTTCGTCACGCCGCTGTTCGACGCCGACTCCGGCGAACCGCTCGCGCTGATCGACGGGGCGAGCATGAACCCGTTCAAGACGGGCGCTGCGGGCGCCGTCGGCGTCGACGCCCTCGCTCGCCCCGACGCGTCGGCCGTCGCCGTCTTCGGGTCGGGCCCGCAGGCCCGCGGCCAGCTCCGCGCCGTCGACGTCGTCCGCGACGTGGAGACGGTGTGGGTCTACTCCCCCACCAAATCGAGCCGCGAGTCGTTCGCGGGGGAGATGGACCGTGCCCTCGACGCGAGCGTCGCCGCCGTCTCCTCCAGCGCCGCGGCCGTCGAGGGCGCCGACGTGGTGATCACCGCCACGAACTCCCCGGAACCGGTCTTCGACGGCGACCTCCTGGAGCCCGGTGCACACGTCACCGCGATGGGGCAGTACCACCCCGAGAAACGCGAACTCGACGACACGGCGGTCGCGCGGTCGACGTACGTGGTCGACCTGCGCGGCCGACTGGAGGCGGACGCCGGCGCCTACATCCACGCCGTCGACGCCGGCGCCGTCGACGCGGACCACTGTCACGCCGAACTCGGCGAGGTGGTCGTCGGCGCCGCGGACGGCCGCACCGACCCCGACGAGATAACGGTCTTCGACAGCGGCGGGACGGGCATCGAGACGACGGCGGGCGCCGCCCTGGTCTACGAGAAGGCGCGCGAGGCGGGGCTGGGACGGTCCATCGACTTCGCCCCCGCGAGCGACGCGTTGACCGGGCGGGAGTAG
- a CDS encoding ribbon-helix-helix domain-containing protein has translation MVKSTVRFPESVVGEIEALVEDGRFESKSEFYRFSTDYVLNQVLDDYEPETIDYREIKAEVMPERERTLGTDDPDGGPPFLESVSFVRKLALRGKFDDAEDFIDHQYAAGDRHAILLEEILRLYRSDRRRRGAPVERESQRPEFDDRR, from the coding sequence ATGGTGAAGAGCACCGTTCGGTTTCCCGAGTCCGTCGTCGGCGAAATCGAAGCGCTGGTCGAGGACGGCCGCTTCGAGAGCAAGTCCGAGTTCTACCGGTTCTCGACGGACTACGTCCTGAATCAGGTGCTCGACGACTACGAACCGGAAACCATCGACTACCGCGAGATCAAAGCCGAGGTGATGCCGGAGCGTGAGCGGACGCTGGGGACCGACGACCCCGATGGGGGACCCCCGTTCCTCGAATCGGTGTCGTTCGTCCGGAAGCTGGCGCTCCGGGGTAAGTTCGACGACGCCGAGGACTTCATCGACCACCAGTACGCCGCCGGGGACCGGCACGCCATCCTCTTAGAAGAGATTCTGCGGCTCTACCGCTCCGACCGGCGGCGGCGGGGTGCGCCCGTCGAGCGCGAGTCGCAGCGACCGGAGTTCGACGACCGGCGCTGA
- a CDS encoding DUF4013 domain-containing protein: MITASLTYPRESDEWVKTVVLGGLLTLLGFLVVPTVLVAGYLVRVLRGTMHGDDAPPQFDDWGSLAGDGVRAFAIALAYGLVPAVVVAVTAGLAAAAAGPGPRSGLVVGAVGLVGGLLALALGLLAAYVVPAAVANYAEQGSIRSGFAVGDLRPVLTSGTYATAWLTGFVIVLGAGLVAAVLNVVPILGTVVGAFVGFYAVTAAYYLVGHAWGDCRGLELHDGEGETGTERPAV; the protein is encoded by the coding sequence ATGATTACCGCATCCCTCACCTACCCTCGCGAGAGCGATGAGTGGGTCAAGACGGTCGTACTCGGCGGACTGTTGACGCTCCTCGGCTTCCTCGTGGTGCCGACGGTACTGGTCGCGGGCTATCTGGTCCGCGTGCTGCGCGGGACGATGCATGGCGACGACGCGCCGCCGCAGTTCGACGACTGGGGGAGCCTGGCGGGCGACGGCGTCCGCGCGTTCGCAATCGCCCTCGCGTACGGGCTGGTGCCCGCCGTGGTGGTCGCGGTGACGGCCGGCCTCGCGGCCGCGGCCGCGGGACCCGGTCCCCGGTCGGGGCTCGTCGTCGGCGCGGTGGGTCTCGTCGGCGGCCTCCTCGCGCTCGCGCTCGGCCTGCTAGCGGCGTACGTCGTCCCCGCGGCCGTCGCCAACTACGCCGAACAGGGATCGATCCGGTCGGGCTTCGCGGTCGGTGACCTCCGTCCCGTCCTCACGTCGGGCACGTACGCGACGGCGTGGCTGACCGGCTTCGTGATCGTCCTCGGTGCGGGGCTCGTCGCCGCCGTCCTCAACGTCGTTCCCATCCTCGGCACGGTCGTCGGCGCGTTCGTGGGCTTCTACGCCGTCACCGCGGCGTACTACCTCGTCGGGCACGCGTGGGGCGACTGCCGGGGGCTCGAACTCCACGACGGCGAGGGCGAAACGGGGACGGAGCGACCGGCGGTCTGA
- the fen gene encoding flap endonuclease-1, producing the protein MGNADLRQLAALRDVTWDEVAGSVVAVDAHNWLYRYLTTTVKWTSDGVYTTSAGEEVANLVGVVQGLPKFFEHDLTPVFVFDGGVTELKEAEVSDRREKRERAEERRAEAEERGDAIEAARLEARTQRLTDTILKTTRELLALLDVPTVDAPAEGEAQAAYMARRGDADYAGSEDYDTLLFGAPRTLRQLTSKGTPELMDLDATLSRHDITLEQLIDVAVLCGTDFNPGVDGVGPKTALRAIADHGDLWAAVEAEGWQVPNADRVRDLFREPPVTDDYAVDADIDPDVPAAREYVTETWEVDADEVERGFERIEASLVQTGLDRWT; encoded by the coding sequence ATGGGCAACGCAGACCTCCGGCAACTCGCCGCGCTCCGGGACGTGACGTGGGACGAGGTGGCGGGCAGCGTCGTCGCCGTCGACGCGCACAACTGGCTGTACCGTTACCTCACGACGACGGTCAAGTGGACGAGCGACGGCGTGTACACGACGAGCGCGGGCGAGGAGGTAGCGAACCTCGTCGGCGTCGTCCAGGGGCTTCCCAAGTTCTTCGAACACGACCTGACGCCGGTTTTCGTCTTCGACGGCGGCGTCACCGAGTTGAAGGAGGCTGAGGTGTCCGACCGCCGCGAGAAACGGGAGCGCGCCGAGGAGCGACGGGCCGAGGCCGAGGAGCGTGGCGACGCCATCGAGGCCGCCCGCCTCGAAGCCCGCACCCAACGCCTGACCGACACCATCCTGAAGACGACGCGCGAACTCCTCGCGTTGCTGGACGTGCCGACCGTCGACGCCCCCGCGGAGGGAGAGGCACAGGCGGCCTACATGGCCCGTCGGGGTGACGCCGACTACGCCGGGAGCGAAGATTACGACACCCTGCTGTTCGGCGCCCCCCGTACCCTCCGACAGCTGACGAGCAAGGGGACGCCCGAACTGATGGACCTCGACGCGACGCTTTCCCGCCACGACATCACGCTGGAGCAACTGATCGACGTGGCCGTCCTCTGTGGAACGGATTTCAACCCCGGCGTCGACGGCGTCGGGCCGAAGACGGCGCTCCGAGCGATCGCGGACCACGGCGACCTGTGGGCTGCCGTCGAGGCCGAAGGATGGCAGGTGCCGAACGCCGACCGGGTCCGCGACCTCTTCCGGGAGCCGCCGGTGACCGACGACTACGCGGTCGACGCCGACATCGACCCGGACGTCCCCGCCGCCCGCGAGTACGTGACCGAAACGTGGGAGGTCGACGCCGACGAGGTCGAACGTGGCTTCGAGCGCATCGAGGCGTCGCTGGTCCAGACCGGGCTGGACCGCTGGACGTAG
- a CDS encoding GNAT family N-acetyltransferase, with product MEFALLGWPPDAPTLRLDYRRFAYAGKFVRGSTGTAVVRDGERGDGEYDDHLLAAASFDPDRTDADRLVIRYVTVRDDRQGEGIGAKLLAFVAARAADGGYDRVRIAVNNPAAYVAAHRAGFAFTGAETGVAELVCERPADRSAAVDADAYRDGLGRYRDRGLDAEALASLDEKRAAGPPTVVDPPAAAEPGG from the coding sequence ATGGAGTTCGCCCTCCTCGGGTGGCCGCCGGACGCCCCGACGCTCCGGCTCGACTACCGCCGCTTCGCCTACGCCGGCAAGTTCGTCCGCGGGTCGACGGGGACGGCGGTGGTCCGTGACGGGGAGCGAGGGGACGGCGAGTACGACGATCACCTCCTCGCAGCCGCGTCGTTCGACCCCGACCGCACCGACGCCGACCGCCTCGTGATCCGCTACGTGACCGTCCGCGACGACCGGCAGGGGGAGGGAATCGGCGCCAAGCTGTTGGCCTTCGTCGCCGCCCGTGCCGCCGACGGAGGGTACGACCGCGTCCGCATCGCCGTCAACAACCCCGCGGCCTACGTCGCCGCCCACCGCGCCGGCTTCGCGTTCACCGGCGCCGAAACGGGCGTCGCCGAACTCGTCTGCGAGCGACCGGCCGATCGGTCCGCCGCCGTCGACGCCGACGCCTACCGCGACGGCCTCGGCCGGTATCGGGACCGTGGCCTCGACGCCGAGGCGCTGGCCAGCCTCGACGAGAAGCGGGCCGCGGGGCCGCCGACGGTCGTCGATCCACCGGCCGCCGCCGAACCCGGAGGTTGA
- a CDS encoding DUF3054 domain-containing protein, with protein sequence MAHAVANFFDRRLDGRAAPLAVGDLLVVAVLFSWGAVHHNGLAFVVSNPGYLAATIAPFLIGWVIAAPLLGAYAPGAAESAKAAVPLALRSWLLADAIALGLRATPFVDGGVQLSFVLVSLGVGLVGLALWRTLFFKLR encoded by the coding sequence ATGGCACACGCAGTCGCGAACTTCTTCGACCGCCGCCTCGACGGCCGGGCGGCGCCGCTGGCGGTGGGCGACCTGCTCGTCGTCGCCGTCCTGTTCAGTTGGGGGGCGGTCCACCACAACGGCCTCGCGTTCGTCGTGTCGAATCCCGGCTACCTCGCGGCCACCATCGCCCCGTTTCTGATCGGGTGGGTGATCGCTGCCCCGCTCCTCGGCGCCTACGCGCCCGGGGCCGCGGAGTCGGCGAAGGCCGCCGTCCCGCTCGCGCTTCGGTCGTGGCTTCTCGCCGACGCCATCGCGCTTGGGCTCCGGGCGACGCCCTTCGTCGACGGCGGCGTCCAATTGTCCTTCGTCCTCGTCTCGCTCGGCGTCGGACTGGTCGGTCTCGCCCTCTGGCGGACGCTCTTTTTCAAGCTTCGGTAG
- a CDS encoding mRNA surveillance protein pelota, producing MRIQSRGRGEEGRTRLTVVPENVDDLWHLSYVLEPGDDVEGDTSRRIQRDDDRMRDTGGEREHIHVTLEVEDVEFARFANRLRVSGVIVGCSREDQLGHHHTLNVEEHDELTIEKRFKPDQMERIEEAEAAAENPEVAIATVEEGEAHVHTVAQYGTEEYVSLTRPTGKGEYARPRSELFAELGEALSHLDADAVILAGPGFTKGDALDHLEENYPDVAAKTTTVDTSGVGDRGVHEVLKRGALEDVQTETRIAREAELIDELTEEMATGAKATYGPEAVAEAAEFGAVETLLVLDDRLREERQGGGEWDVDADEIITSVERQGGDVVVFSGEFEPGQRLKNLGGVAALLRYRLD from the coding sequence ATGCGAATCCAGAGCCGTGGTCGCGGCGAGGAGGGACGCACCCGGCTGACGGTCGTCCCGGAGAACGTCGACGACCTCTGGCACCTGTCCTACGTCCTCGAACCCGGCGACGACGTGGAGGGCGACACGAGCCGCCGTATCCAGCGCGACGACGACCGGATGCGCGACACCGGCGGCGAGCGCGAACACATCCACGTCACGCTGGAGGTGGAGGACGTGGAGTTCGCCCGCTTCGCCAACCGCCTCCGCGTGAGCGGCGTCATCGTCGGCTGCTCCCGCGAGGACCAGTTGGGCCACCACCACACGCTCAACGTCGAGGAACACGACGAGCTGACGATAGAAAAGCGGTTCAAACCGGACCAGATGGAGCGCATCGAGGAGGCCGAGGCGGCGGCCGAAAATCCGGAGGTAGCCATCGCGACGGTGGAGGAAGGCGAGGCTCACGTCCACACCGTCGCCCAGTACGGCACCGAGGAGTACGTTTCCCTCACCCGCCCGACGGGGAAAGGCGAGTACGCCCGCCCGCGCTCGGAGCTGTTCGCCGAACTCGGCGAGGCACTGTCCCACCTCGACGCCGACGCGGTGATCCTCGCGGGGCCGGGCTTCACCAAGGGGGACGCGCTGGACCACTTGGAGGAGAACTACCCCGACGTGGCGGCGAAGACGACCACCGTGGACACCTCGGGCGTCGGCGACCGGGGCGTCCACGAGGTGCTGAAGCGGGGCGCCCTCGAGGACGTGCAGACGGAGACGCGCATCGCCCGCGAGGCGGAACTCATCGACGAGTTGACCGAGGAGATGGCGACGGGCGCGAAGGCGACCTACGGTCCCGAGGCGGTGGCCGAGGCGGCCGAGTTCGGCGCCGTCGAAACCCTGCTCGTCCTCGACGACCGACTCCGGGAGGAGCGGCAGGGAGGGGGCGAGTGGGACGTGGACGCCGACGAAATCATCACCTCGGTCGAGCGACAGGGCGGCGACGTGGTGGTGTTCTCCGGCGAGTTCGAGCCCGGACAGCGCCTGAAGAATCTGGGCGGCGTCGCGGCGCTACTCCGGTATCGGCTGGACTGA
- a CDS encoding MFS transporter translates to MNGNDRSIVGLVMLAHGMVHTYELSIPIFVSIWLAEFDTLHLAGLEISVTQATLGAVVTAGYALFGLGALPGGVVVDRIGSRRLIAACLFGMAGSFLLLGAAPSLLVVALALLAWGAAASVYHPAGLTLISKGVTERGTGFAYHGVAGNLGIGLGPLVTATLLLVLDWTTVALVLAVPAAVAGLYALRAEFDETAGVEDVAADGGDSRAGTGVDSVGEFRTASRQLFVGAFAIVFVVVIANGLFYRGVLTFLPNLLEGLPGFEPIALSAVVPGLDGGRTLNPERYFYAGLLLVGVAGQYVGGKLTDRLPPEYGIAAVFGVLAVLALAFLPVAALGIAPLLVFGALFGITLFTAQPLYQAAVADHTPAGTRGLSYGYTYLGGFGVGALGGGLAGAILTYGDAGALFAALAGIALVASAFALLLIRRERRDATEA, encoded by the coding sequence ATGAACGGTAACGATCGGTCGATCGTCGGGCTCGTCATGCTCGCCCACGGGATGGTCCACACCTACGAACTTTCCATCCCGATTTTCGTGTCCATCTGGCTGGCCGAGTTCGACACCCTCCATCTCGCGGGGCTGGAGATCAGCGTCACGCAGGCGACACTCGGAGCCGTCGTCACCGCCGGCTACGCGCTGTTCGGCCTCGGCGCACTGCCCGGTGGCGTCGTCGTCGACCGCATCGGTTCGCGTCGGCTCATCGCCGCCTGCCTGTTCGGCATGGCCGGGTCTTTCCTCCTCCTCGGCGCCGCCCCGAGTCTCCTCGTGGTGGCGCTCGCGCTCCTCGCGTGGGGCGCGGCGGCCAGCGTCTACCACCCCGCGGGGCTGACGCTCATCAGTAAGGGCGTGACGGAGCGGGGCACCGGCTTCGCGTACCACGGCGTCGCCGGTAACCTCGGTATCGGTCTCGGCCCGCTCGTCACCGCGACGCTCCTGCTCGTCTTGGACTGGACGACGGTGGCGCTGGTGCTCGCCGTGCCCGCCGCCGTCGCCGGGCTGTACGCCCTCCGCGCCGAGTTCGACGAGACGGCGGGGGTCGAGGACGTCGCCGCCGACGGCGGCGACTCCCGGGCGGGCACCGGCGTCGACTCCGTCGGCGAATTCCGCACGGCGTCCCGGCAGCTCTTCGTCGGCGCCTTCGCCATCGTCTTCGTCGTCGTCATCGCCAACGGCCTCTTCTACCGCGGGGTGTTGACCTTCCTTCCGAACCTGCTGGAGGGGCTCCCCGGTTTCGAGCCCATCGCACTCTCGGCCGTCGTGCCCGGCCTCGATGGCGGCCGGACGCTCAACCCCGAGCGCTACTTCTACGCCGGGCTCCTCCTCGTCGGCGTCGCCGGCCAGTACGTCGGCGGGAAACTCACCGACCGCCTGCCGCCGGAGTACGGTATCGCCGCCGTCTTCGGCGTCCTCGCCGTCCTCGCGCTCGCCTTTCTCCCCGTCGCCGCGCTCGGCATCGCCCCCCTACTCGTCTTCGGGGCGCTGTTCGGGATCACCCTCTTTACCGCCCAGCCGCTCTATCAGGCGGCCGTGGCCGATCACACGCCGGCCGGAACCCGTGGGCTCTCCTACGGCTACACCTATCTCGGCGGCTTCGGTGTCGGGGCGCTCGGCGGCGGCCTCGCGGGCGCCATCCTCACCTACGGCGACGCTGGTGCCCTCTTCGCGGCGCTCGCGGGCATCGCGCTGGTCGCGTCGGCGTTCGCGCTCCTCTTGATCCGCCGCGAGCGTCGGGACGCTACCGAAGCTTGA
- a CDS encoding class I SAM-dependent methyltransferase — MHGPGDVAFFDRVARLYDRLAPATNPEFLWAGLARADRPVERVLDLAGGTGRAARAIAAPVGRMRAPETLVVDASRAMLAHAAERGTPAVRGDAGRLPVRTAAVDAVVVLDALHHLPDQGAALAEAARVLRPGGVVVVREFDPRTLRGRALVAAERAVGFGSTFRGPDAWAAALGDAGLAPTVLDRGFAFTVVGKKRESQ; from the coding sequence ATGCACGGACCCGGCGACGTCGCCTTCTTCGACCGCGTCGCACGCCTCTACGACCGCCTCGCGCCGGCGACGAACCCGGAATTCCTCTGGGCGGGGTTGGCGCGGGCCGACCGCCCCGTCGAGCGCGTTCTGGACCTCGCCGGCGGGACGGGTCGGGCCGCGCGGGCCATCGCGGCGCCGGTCGGCCGGATGCGCGCCCCCGAGACGCTCGTCGTCGACGCGTCGCGGGCGATGCTCGCTCACGCCGCCGAGCGGGGGACACCCGCGGTGCGGGGCGACGCCGGTCGACTCCCCGTTCGAACCGCTGCCGTCGACGCCGTGGTCGTCCTCGACGCGCTCCACCACCTGCCCGACCAGGGGGCGGCGCTCGCCGAGGCGGCACGCGTCCTGCGTCCGGGCGGGGTCGTCGTGGTCCGGGAGTTCGACCCGCGGACGCTCCGGGGACGGGCGCTGGTTGCGGCCGAACGCGCCGTCGGCTTCGGGTCGACGTTTCGTGGGCCGGACGCGTGGGCGGCCGCGCTCGGCGACGCGGGGCTGGCCCCGACGGTCCTCGACCGCGGCTTCGCGTTCACGGTCGTCGGGAAAAAGCGGGAGAGCCAATAG
- a CDS encoding acyltransferase yields the protein MTKRHVDIPPEAQATIDQTIEHIDTRLAEEALAPTIAELLADLFGDWDAYQRYRNGETVPPITRTRLQSYDPRNALIETEHWAEQKLSALQEAKCLRYLWEGFDLSPLSNNLAFAIPFRQTLANHLFAEAGDGLRLFGGIKIQCGHNIVMGDNVVVHNDVLLDDRGRLSVGDRVSIADRSHVHTHDHDTVDQTEVTTYETILEDDVRLGYGSMISAGCRIGRNAMVGAGATTLGDAPPHHIVAGSPAKSVKVKPGWGSVADNLGPLPDNRERRRLPTELPESFDEFDEFGRNLSPLKTYRDRPSERASTDRPAPLRRQPLYAPPDCPHYATGGLLGRWAEDERAPPRPVG from the coding sequence ATGACGAAACGCCACGTCGATATCCCACCGGAGGCACAGGCAACGATCGATCAAACCATCGAGCATATCGATACGCGGCTCGCGGAGGAGGCTCTCGCCCCCACCATCGCGGAGTTACTCGCCGACCTCTTCGGCGACTGGGACGCGTACCAACGGTATCGAAACGGGGAGACGGTCCCACCGATAACCCGAACTCGGCTCCAAAGCTACGACCCACGGAACGCACTCATCGAAACCGAACACTGGGCGGAACAGAAACTCTCGGCGCTGCAGGAGGCGAAGTGTCTGCGATATCTCTGGGAGGGGTTCGATCTGTCGCCCCTGTCGAACAACCTCGCGTTCGCGATTCCGTTCCGGCAGACCCTCGCGAACCACCTGTTCGCCGAAGCCGGCGACGGACTTCGCCTGTTCGGCGGCATCAAGATTCAGTGCGGCCACAATATCGTCATGGGCGATAACGTCGTCGTCCACAACGACGTGCTCCTCGACGACCGTGGGAGGCTTTCGGTCGGTGATCGGGTCTCCATCGCGGACCGGAGCCACGTCCACACCCACGATCACGACACCGTCGATCAGACGGAGGTGACGACGTACGAGACGATTCTCGAAGACGACGTTCGACTCGGGTACGGTTCGATGATCAGCGCCGGCTGTCGCATCGGACGGAACGCGATGGTCGGAGCGGGGGCGACGACGCTGGGTGATGCTCCGCCCCACCACATCGTCGCCGGGTCGCCGGCAAAGAGCGTCAAAGTCAAGCCGGGATGGGGCTCGGTCGCCGACAACTTGGGACCGCTTCCGGACAACCGCGAACGCCGGCGACTCCCGACGGAGCTTCCCGAGTCGTTCGACGAGTTCGACGAGTTCGGGCGGAACTTATCCCCCCTGAAGACGTATCGGGATAGGCCGTCGGAACGAGCGAGTACCGACCGTCCGGCACCGCTTCGGAGGCAACCACTATACGCCCCGCCCGACTGCCCCCACTATGCGACTGGAGGACTACTGGGGCGTTGGGCCGAAGACGAGCGAGCGCCTCCGAGACCGGTTGGGTGA